The DNA region attattattattattattattattattattattattattattattattattattattattattattattattattattattattattattattattattattattattattattattattattattattattattattattattattattattattattattattattattattattattattattattattattattattattattattattattattattattattattattattattattattattattattattattattattattattattattattattattattattattattattattattattattattattattattattattattattattattattattattattattattattattattggtggCGAATTGTTTgcataattcataatatttttagctTTGTGACGAAAAGAGCAAGATAACTGCACCTGAAGGTAATATAAGACGCCTCGCTTTTAACATGCAGTATCAATcagaattctttaaaaaccccaaaatGTTGATCGTCATCGCAATTTTCAggtatatgtattatttgtaaatattcataatttgaaaatctttatatatacatCTGAGTCTCTTGTTCCCATATTATATATCCCACTCCCCACTacctcataataatattatgctatTTGACACattgctgtttttttatatatataagagggggcaaacgggcaagaggctcacgggacgGGGAGAGGTGATGCAacagcccatggacatccgcaacaataggtatcaagaaatgcgttgccggcctttaaggtgggagtatgcttttttcttgaaggtgcctaagtcgtatcggtgctggcgagaaatttcttgcaaaacgcgcggttgtggaatgccagacgtcaacgtgatacGGGTGGTATTTATAAGGTAATGtgcggtggtggaattcggcgactgGAATCAACTCGAatagctcctctgagcactccccgtgataaatgcgtagaagatgcagagagaacccacatttcTACGTAAtaccaaagaatcaagccgatcggagatgtcttgatcgtcgatgattcgagcctggtactggggagcacccgcccagaggtgagaacataACTTcgtgtgaggccgaatttgcgccctATATCGCCTCCAACTGGAGGCGATGACTTGTGGTGAAGTACTgactcgccttactgagtactccaagctttttagaggccagtttggccttctcttccaagtgaccacggaactgatcGTCAACGCATATCAACGCCAaatatgccaatacaggctgtggaaTTTAGTGCTGCGAAAGCATCTAAAGTAACGtagctattaaaatatatatgaagaAGTGTTGAAACCTAAGTTTGTTGAAAAGTAAGTTAGATACATTTATGTTATTCTTTCCACTTACGGCTAGATGCCGCTTCTCAACTGCTAACAGGTGCTAACATTTTTTCGCGTGATTTTGTACAGCAAACTGTTTGACCACAGATTAAATGAGATACAGTCTTTAGTAGTGCTGTTTCTACTCAAAGTGTGCGTGTGTGAGTATACAGTTAACATTGGACCTTCGTCGTCGGCTCTTTAACAGTGAGTACTAGTGaactattacaaaaataaagtgaataaataaataaataactcagAAAGATTTCGTGCAACTGCAATATTAACTTAGAAGATTTCAGTTCTTACTTAGAAAAGTTTGGTTAAATTTTAACATAGAAGAATTTCGTAAATTTGTACgtagttttctttttatggaataggaggacaaaccagcgtacgggtgGATATCCTGAGTTAGATTGCTTTAGCGATGAAGTATATTTCCAAAAATGTTTAATGTTGCTTTATCTCGAGACTCCCTGTCTTCAACACAATAAATATACCGATTATGACATGTCTTAAGAAGCATTTTCGCAGCGCTTTTAACAGAGAAAATTCTTGATAATCACGAGGATTTTTATAGGTTTTCCAACGAGCCCAAAGTTTTTGTTTTAGTCTGAGAATGCGTATTAAACCTATATTGAACCAAATGGGGTATTTATGTGATTTAGGTTTCATCAAGGGCACGTATGTATCAACGATATTGTTTATTTCCGTGTAAAACACACAGCCTCATCGCAGGCAGTGGTGACATGAGTGACTTACATTCAACCTGTTTGACTACGGTATTTAAACTTTGATAGTCTGCCttaaagaaatttcttttaCGAGTACGAATATGGGGCATTGGATTTAATATCTGTATATGGCAAAATATTTCCAAGATCAGGTGGGGGCCTTCAGCAAGGGATCAACAGAGGATTCGGTAGAACAGTGCGGAGCGATTCTTTTATCTAAATTAGTTGAAGGAGAAAAGAAAAgcttcaattttaataataattcccTTTATACAAAGACAGATTCTACGATTGCTTTGTCATGGTTACGTAAACTACCAAGTACATGGAAAACTTTTGTGGCTAACCGCACTACAGAACACTGTCCTTCCACAACCCTATCTAATGAATTTGTCGTCAAAACAATGCCCTAgtcaaaaatagtaaataaaaccACCAGTGGGAGCATCCTTTGcagaagatgccggctagattatgggtaccacaacgacgcctatttctgccgtgaagcagtaatgtgtaggcattactgtgtttcggtctgaagagcgccgtagctagtgaaattactgggcaaatgagacttaacatcttatgtctcaaggtgacgagcgcagctgtagtgccgctcagaatttttggggattttcaaggatcctgagcggcactgcattgtaatgggcagcgcgtatcatttaccatcagctggacgtcctgctcgtcccttattttcataaaaaaacaaaaattgtgaGTTTATCTAAACTGGAGCCTAACCGCCTCTTAGtacaatgttattttatttgaaactgtTCAAACTGAACTTTTATTTTCggagtaaaatatttattaatgggTAGAAAAGTAAATAGCGTTtacttttgatattttattaaaccgatataattaacaaatcttgaaacaatttcataaaataatttaaataatttctacAGGTTTTCTTGCCCGCTGCCCCTTTAAATatggtaaataatattaatgttaacattatcacacatatttatatgtagctatttagattataatataaattatgtgtctCGCCAGGTAAGAAGGTCGTCCAAAACAGCTTCCAGAGGAGGATTACCTCCAAACTTCTTAATCTGGaaagataattaatatattcattaattcagacaatacatatatttgtaaatttctttCTTCTAAACAAAGACTACAGTGAGTAACACTAAAGTGCCTGTTCGCTGTGCGACCCAGTATATTCACAAGATATAGCGTCCTTCAAATTGAAACGTAATATTGCtcgcacattactgcttaaggGCAGCAAAACCAGGTTGATGTGGCAGCGTGTAAAGACCACAAAAGCAAGTTcactacttacataatattatgtctactgtgacaTAGTCACAGACAGAACATAGGTTCTGTCTCACATAATTAAAggaattttgctatacatatatCAATAACTTATAGGTGTTAAGGCACACAGGCAGTGAAGTGTATCGACGTATCGACGACCATGACTTTCATAATATGTACCGGCGTAACCGGCCAACTGAGAGCTGTAACCAAATACCCGACCACCGACGAAAAAGGCGTCCTTCAAaacaataagtattttatttattgccatCTATCATCTAATCTATTCCAAGCAATTCCACAAAAGCAAGTTCACTACACTATGTTCTGTCCCACATAATAAAAGGAATTTTGCTATATATCAATGACTTATAGGTGTGTGAAGAAACACAGGCAGCGGAGTGTATCGAGGTATCGACGACCATGACTTTTATATGTACCGGCCAATTGAGAGCTGAAACCAAATACCCGACCACCGACGAAAAAGGCATCCTTCAAaacaatatgtattttatgagTTGCCATCTATCATCTAATGTATTCCTTTGCATGGACTTAAAACGTTCTGGAAAACTgtgttctttttaaataatccataCCTCATCTCGCAATTCGGAATCGAGCTTAGTCAAGAGATCCCGAGTGTACTGCAGACTGCCGGCTTGTTCCAACAGAGACACGCAGTACTGCTTCAGCGTAAGGTCGTTGGTCTTTTGCTTTAATATATCTGAGAGGGTTAAGGATATTAGTCACAATTAAAGTGGTACGTGCTTTAGACAACAAGGTGACACTGACAAAACTTCATCACggtaaatattaacaaaaagaaTACTCAATACAGCGTCACGTTTCAACGTCTTGGTAGCATGAATAATCGGTAGTGTGAACTTGGACTCTGTTAGATCATCATAGAAATCTCCAGAATTCTGTAAGCCATAAGATTATTGTTtcatattcattacataattataataacttcaataacttataaatataatgcagCAGGTTCTATATCATTTTGCTCGTTATTGTTCTGTTCAATCGTGAAAATTTCTTCATCAGTGAATAGCATCGTGGAAATCTTCAATTAATGTGATTTTGATGAATAATTGtggctttaaaaatattaacagcCTTACGAATTCTAACAGTAAGGGACCGCCCCGATCTTATATGGACTTAAACAGAGAAGTTATGTAATATTCTAGTGacgaattattaataatagacaCTGCACCTAGAATTCATCATTATTCTGTTTTTATCACTTATAATAGTCAATATAGTGTGCATAATCACTTTGTACCTAGTTAGCCTTACAGTGAATTACACTTACCTCATTGGTATCTGGTGAACATTCTTGTAAAGCctgaaatgtaataataattgtatttgataCATAATAACATTAAGACTATATcgtcatcattattattaacacattggaaatattcttaatatgataagattttatattaaatataattaaatttaaatttgttactaCTGTTCACGTGCCACTTAAATGAATGTTAAGTTGCCCGGTTCTCGACACAACCTTATGTGAAACTGTGCGcatgtggtaattaacccggacgagtctggcccctCGATGCTGACGTcttaagacggcagcgtgactctctcaCTCCTAAAaacccttagtcgcctcttacgacacccttagGCTTGGGACTcccttatttatttacaccccggggaagcacaggccAAAGACAAACAGTTATAACCAAAACCaaacaaatataacaaataacaaaCAGAAACACTATGAATTATCCTAAATTTTACCTTTGGCTTACATATATTGCAGTAATCATCTCTCACTTGAAAATACATGCCTAACTTTATTACTAAGTTAGAGTAATCTGTCTTCTGGTCACTGAACAGTTGCATCAAACGCAAACAGAAATTAAATATGCCACGCCATTCTGAAACATTAAGCAGAATTCAATCAACAACCAATATTACATTAATCATTAAAtctggtaatttatacgtcctgcccacaatgcagtaccgctcaggattcttaaaaaacttaaaaattctgagcggcactacaattgcgcttatcaccttgaaacataagatgttaagtctcattttcccagtaatttcactagctacggcgcccttcggaccaaaacaaaatagtgattacacattactgcttcacggcaaaaaaaggTACccctgtggtacccataatcaagccggcatcctgtgcaaaggagtctcccactcgTAAAAAAAGTCAATAGCATTTCTTTCACTGTTCTAAGAACGTGAACTCCAGTGCTTGCGCATTTATATCGGCACTAAAATCAGTTTAAAGGCATAGTTCCGGACGTAAAAATCATCCAATCGGATCTCTAAAAACGTACCAGGTTAGATCTGGATAACTAAACacctattattataactttttaataataaataataactttttaataataataatttaatataagccttttttatggaaaaggaggacaagcaAGCTcatgggtcacctggtattaagtaatcactaccgcccacattcttgcaacaccagaagaatcacaagagcgttttgggcctttaaggaaggtgtaggtgaaagttccttgaaaaccgcaatgtggaagaccgtcacacatccagatggtatggatgatattataatttgtggcgtgtcgtttgaaggtgaaattcagcggcagaaatcaggtaaaacaacagctcttcggaacaccgtgataattgcggtagaagacacacaataaagtctctacgcaacgccatccATCTGTTCACAGATCACTGGGTCTCGGACAATTCAAGCAGCTATTCGTCGCAGgcggccaaatggatcgagctgatttTGGGGtacaccagaccagagataacaacAATACcctatatgtggccggacctgcgctttgtagagcggtagaatgtgggccggcttggaGTATTGCCATGCCCTATTTATGATgtccagtttcttcgaagccaatttggccttGCCCTTCAGATgatcgcggaattggcaatcgttcgagatttcaagacccagtattctgagactaggcgaggctgtaagggaaatgttgtcgaagagcgatgATACGACATAAAGTTtcttttgtggtaaacgcgcaaacttgttCTGTGGGtttaattggacaaggttcattttatCCCATtttgcgaccttctgaagagaGACCTCCAttgaagacacaagtttctcccggcactggtttatgaattcccgagagagacctacatggctcgtgtatacggcatcaccagtgctgtcgtctgcatagcaatgtatgttggaagtGTCCAacgtatcattgatatgcaaaagaaacTATGTagaagatagcacacagccttggggctcCAGTGTTCACAGACTTCAGGTTCGAGCTATCGCTCGTTACCTGAAGTCGTATCGCAGTTATCACTGTTGACAAAGACCTGTATGTTGCGcctagtgaggaagctggaggtccacttgcattgATCATGGGAATTCCaaacgatggaagttttgagagaagtgcCTGGTGCCATACACGaccaaaggccttcgctatatccacgctttcccccttgctttcCATATCCGCCAATCATCTATTTcttaggtataccagaaaatTGCCTGCCGAGCGTTCATGACGAAAGccatactgtcggtcgttgatctactggtgaccttctaggtaaACCAAGCGCTTGCGGTTAataatgctctccatgattttggagagcagggaggtaatagctataggcatgtagtttgccggatccgaactgtctccttgaCAAGAGCTGACATCCACGGGACTACGCTTCTTGAATCTGAGAATGCCGGAATAAAcgtgttagcaccggcgtcaactca from Leptidea sinapis chromosome 16, ilLepSina1.1, whole genome shotgun sequence includes:
- the LOC126968659 gene encoding terpene synthase-like, with the translated sequence MVAQAKKWRGIFNFCLRLMQLFSDQKTDYSNLVIKLGMYFQVRDDYCNICKPKALQECSPDTNENSGDFYDDLTESKFTLPIIHATKTLKRDAVLNILKQKTNDLTLKQYCVSLLEQAGSLQYTRDLLTKLDSELRDEIKKFGGNPPLEAVLDDLLTWRDT